The nucleotide window GTGCTGTATGTACCTCATATGTAAGGGTAAAAGTTCAAAGTTATGATGTTGATGCTTGTGCAGAATTTCTtataattaaattaaattgcAAGTATTTGAATGGTCTTGTTTGCTATAAGacaataattacatgtaaaatattgaagtgATATTCATTACTTCTAAGGAAATACACTCTGAGCAAAAGTCAGtatcatttttcacattacAGTAAGTTTGGCCCAATAAGCTTGGCAGAACAGAAAAATTTTACCTAATACAAAAGCAATAAACACAGTGATGTTGAGGAAATTAATTACAAGTAATGCAATGCAGATATAAACACTCAGACAGGCATATCCTCACACCTGCATTACTATACcacaaatttaacattttagTTCAGTTGTTGTCATGAAAAAAGACACATACCGGTATAGCTTTTCCTATCAACACTTACAGTTTGTGGTCTTACAAACTGTAACCCTTTATTAAAAAGTAACTGAGTTACATTTGCTGAATCAGGTATGTAACCTACATTGTAAATACATGGCCTGTTCAGATTGACAACTTTGCGTCGGCCTTAGGTCCGGACctgggccggggccgacgtaaaaaaccaatgtggacatgctgagtcggccctgggccgacacagtttggtcccggtgagaaggggggggggaggggggaggggggagtggccgacgcaaaatttggtctgatgcaaatcgccagtgtggacatGTTGcatcggccctggtcccagttgaccaggctcGCCATGGATcaaagttgaactagtcaccctattcgcacaaaacaaacgacgtttgaaactaaagtttacacctatcgaaagttttcaatccagtctttacattttaatatcatcccatgtacacagaacttcccaccaacctttgttccgcaaatgagaccatgtcattcgattccacactgcacgtaatagactagagaggcatgtcaaaaatgccgcgcactggttatttctccaccgcggtcttatatataccatatgttcatccaataaatagtgaagatctctccgatgattaaaagggtgagtggtagtcatatttgcccttcttgtgcgtaaaaacgcaggaaaatcatgaacagtagaaacagcatgCCATTATTCAAATGcaccattttgaactttgacaggtcagaggtcacaaaggaaggtaaagttacgtcggccctaattctggtaccggtaagtgtggacacggaccaaatttaatcccaaaaggacaattattttgcgtcggcccaaatttcagttgggttgccaatgtgaacaagataacTGTGTAGTACTTAACTAGGTTTTAATCACTTACCATAATCTTGAATCTTCTCTGCTTGTCAGCTCTAGTTATAATGTCTCGTAGAGTGACATCCTAAAAGTAAGAAAATATATAAGTTATTTGTGGTCCCACTGTTTTGCTATTGTAATCACCCTGTAAATGATAAGTGCAGATATGGAAATTAAAGGTGCATCAAAGTTAGAATAGGGCCCCAGAGTTTGAAGATCACTGCCTTGTATAAACTTAATTCAGTGCATCAATATACGTCAACATATTGACTTTAGGAAAAATATAAACCTAGCACTGACATGCTACCTCCTACTGGTATAATACTTCAACACAAAGAGGTAGTGTAAAATTAATGCTGATCCCTACTGCGACTGTAGGGAATTCTAACCCAAGCCAAATGATATACTATATCCGGTGATGTTTAACTACTCAAATTAACCTTGGTGTGCCAAAATAGTAAGATTTGTAAGTATAATTAGCTGGGTAAACATTACTTCAAGTCATTTTTGTTGACCAAAAACACTTGACATACTGGTAATATAAGAATGTCATATGAATTCAAAGATGATtcccacaataaaataaaataatgtaatgTGTAATGTGAGAAAAATAAACCAACATTTCTGTGCTGTTCGTCTCACTCTCTCGTTTTGGTCTTGAGTGAAACACACATTTGCCAACTCATGTAAGACATACAGTAACATCTCAGTAAATCAGAGTGTCAAGTAATTTTTTACTGCATTCAGGAAACATTTGTGCACACAATAACTTTTGAGTTTAATGGAAAACAGTTGTATGTATACTGGTACTGATGAAATGGTGAGGCAGCCTAATAGACATATGGCCTTACCAAAATGAGCTACATCTGTTATTCTGCACAAAATGCAAACTACTGATGTACAATACTTACATCCTGTTGGTTGCCCTTGTGTTTCTTTACATTTGTCAAAGCTTCAGGTTCTTGAAGAATGCTATCAGGACTGGGGGACCTTGACCTGCGCCTTGATGTAGTGGTAGATACATTATCTCGGGTGTTGGACGTGGTCGCTGATCTCATTGGTTCATTAGATTGTCTTTCTTCTCTGGACTGAGTAGTTTGACCAGCGATTACAGACAATGGGCATCGACCTTCTTCTCTGACCTGGGCAGTTTGACCAACCATTACAGGCAACAGGGGTTGTCCTTCTTCTCTGACCTGGGCAGTTTGACCAACCATTACAGGCAACAGGGGTTGTCCTTCTTCTCTGACCTGGGCAGTTTGACCAACCATTACAGGCAACAGGGGTTGTCCTTCTTCTCTGACCTGGGCAGTTTGACCAACCATTACAGGCAACAGGGGTTGTCCTTCTTCCCTAGCCCGAGTCTGCACATCATGATCTTCAACAGAAGACAATGGATGATGGGCAGCAATGGTGCTTTCATCTTGGTTGAGCTGTGAAGGATTGTTTTCTGTCTCAGTAATATCAACAAAATCAATACTGCTGTTCACAGTGGACTGGATGGACTGGACTGATGTGTCTACTTCTTCAGTCACTTCACTAGTACCGGTATGTGTACCTTCAATGGTTGAAGATCTCAAGGCAGATGGATGGTTGATACTTACTACCGGTAATGGTCCTTCGCTTTCATTTGAGGGGTCATCATGCTCCGTGTCAAGCATTACATAGACCGTTTTGGCGTAGGTCTTGGTGTCCCATAGTGCTTTTGCACTGAATTTAAATGAGGGTGAGGCTATTCTTAATTGGACAGCGCCCCCGCGGTGTGGCACattgacaaatttaaatttgccAATGTAGTCTGGATATGA belongs to Ptychodera flava strain L36383 chromosome 17, AS_Pfla_20210202, whole genome shotgun sequence and includes:
- the LOC139115231 gene encoding uncharacterized protein — its product is MDIPSILDEMDSQEIRTAVNNLFRGSSTQRSPAPSQNTMSRNPPSISRKQSSVPVFPRSAHFQYIPKSKTYNMKLCVLKYNEEVITDSAGSMHCWDGSYLLRGDISLESKWNEKKTEQEIQNMINLSYPDYIGKFKFVNVPHRGGAVQLRIASPSFKFSAKALWDTKTYAKTVYVMLDTEHDDPSNESEGPLPVVSINHPSALRSSTIEGTHTGTSEVTEEVDTSVQSIQSTVNSSIDFVDITETENNPSQLNQDESTIAAHHPLSSVEDHDVQTRAREEGQPLLPVMVGQTAQVREEGQPLLPVMVGQTAQVREEGQPLLPVMVGQTAQVREEGQPLLPVMVGQTAQVREEGRCPLSVIAGQTTQSREERQSNEPMRSATTSNTRDNVSTTTSRRRSRSPSPDSILQEPEALTNVKKHKGNQQDDVTLRDIITRADKQRRFKIMVYQILAITARSMWS